The window CCAAAGTATACAGCAAGAAGCAGGTTCCCTTTTTTTTCATATTCAATTCCCTTGATTGTAATGATCCAGTCATTGGCTGACAGAGTGCCTGCTACGATGCAGAATATTAAGAAAATTTGGATCTTTTTCAAAATTTATTACTCCTTGTTTTTTTCAGTACTGAGCATACCGCATGCCGCCAGGATATCCTGGCCACGTGATGCTCTGACCGTACAGGTAATTCCCTTTGCTTTCAGGCGGTCCTGAAATTTGAAAATTGCCTGATCATCAGATCCATCAAAGGGTGCTCCGGGAAAGCTGTGAAAGCGGATCAGGTTTAGCCGGCATTTCAGCCCGTTCACCAGTCTTACAACTTCATCAGCATGTTCCCTGCTATCATTTATACCCTTGAATAGTATGTACTCAAAGGAAACGCGTCTCTGCTTACTGAAGTCATAGCGTTTAAGAGTCTTTATCACATTCGCTATGGGATAGACCTTCTGAACAGGCATGAAACTTTCTCTTTCATCAGCAAAGGGATCATGCATACTTACAGCAAGATGAACCTGTGATCTTTCCAGGAATTGTTCTAATGCTGGAACAATCCCTATGGTGGAAAGTGTCACTCTTTTCGGGCTCCACGCCAATCCCCATTCGGCAGTTAGAACTTCAAGTGATTTCATTACAGCCTCGAGGTTGTCCAGAGGCTCTCCCATCCCCATATAGACAACATTACTCAGTGTTTCAAATTCAGGAAGACTGAAGATCTGATTCAGTATTTCGGCGCTGCTTAACTGTCCCTGAAGTCCCTGTTTTCCTGTCATACAGAAGCTGCAGCTTCTTTTGCAGCCCACCTGGGAAGATATACATAGGGTAGCTCTATCGTTGTCGGGTATATAAACTGCTTCAATATGGAGATTGTTTTCAACTGAAAAAAGATATTTGATGGTTCCGTCTGTTGATTTCTGCTGATCTACAGGTTCAGTACGACCTACATAGTAGTCGGACTCCAGGAGTTCCCT of the Oceanispirochaeta sp. M1 genome contains:
- the rlmN gene encoding 23S rRNA (adenine(2503)-C(2))-methyltransferase RlmN; this translates as MSEQKNEMTALLGQSLEDIKEICSSLGMPKFTAAQITDWLYKKRVSSIEEMTNLSKKNRELLESDYYVGRTEPVDQQKSTDGTIKYLFSVENNLHIEAVYIPDNDRATLCISSQVGCKRSCSFCMTGKQGLQGQLSSAEILNQIFSLPEFETLSNVVYMGMGEPLDNLEAVMKSLEVLTAEWGLAWSPKRVTLSTIGIVPALEQFLERSQVHLAVSMHDPFADERESFMPVQKVYPIANVIKTLKRYDFSKQRRVSFEYILFKGINDSREHADEVVRLVNGLKCRLNLIRFHSFPGAPFDGSDDQAIFKFQDRLKAKGITCTVRASRGQDILAACGMLSTEKNKE